In Aegilops tauschii subsp. strangulata cultivar AL8/78 chromosome 3, Aet v6.0, whole genome shotgun sequence, one genomic interval encodes:
- the LOC109750249 gene encoding peroxidase 2-like, with the protein MAASPCFSLAARCSLLLTAALVLALSHGAHGYGGASAGLSSSFYDDSCPSARDIVRRVIQNARVADPRIPASLIRLHFHDCFVQGCDGSLLLDNDLPAIQTEKEVPANDRSAHGFDVVDSIKHALENACPGIVSCADILALASEISVELAGGPRWSVPLGRRDGTTTNVESANNLPSPFDSLQTLQEKFRNLALDDTDLVALQGAHTFGRAQCQFTQQNCSAGQDGETLVNLDTVTPDVFDNKYYGNLLHGRAPLPSDQVMLSDPVAAATTAPIVHRFSGSQKDFFKNFAASMVKMGNISPLTGRAGEIRNNCRRVNKKPY; encoded by the coding sequence ATGGCCGCTTCCCCTTGCTTTTCGTTGGCTGCTCGCTGCAGCCTCTTGCTCACGGCAGCACTGGTCCTAGCGCTGAGCCACGGAGCCCATGGTTATGGCGGTGCCAGCGCCGGGTTGAGCTCGTCCTTCTACGACGACTCGTGCCCTAGTGCACGCGACATTGTCCGGCGTGTCATCCAAAACGCCCGCGTTGCCGACCCGCGCATCCCAGCCAGCCTCATCCGCCTTCACTTCCATGATTGCTTTGTTCAGGGCTGTGACGGCTCGCTTTTGCTGGACAACGACCTCCCGGCGATCCAGACCGAGAAGGAGGTCCCTGCCAACGACCGGTCAGCGCACGGGTTTGATGTGGTCGACAGCATCAAGCATGCGCTGGAGAATGCGTGCCCTGGCATCGTGTCCTGTGCCGACATCCTCGCACTTGCCTCCGAGATCTCAGTTGAGCTGGCTGGAGGGCCTCGCTGGAGTGTGCCGTTGGGCCGCCGTGATGGCACGACCACCAATGTTGAGAGCGCCAACAATCTCCCAAGCCCCTTCGACTCTCTGCAGACGCTCCAGGAGAAGTTCAGAAACTTGGCCCTCGACGACACTGATCTTGTCGCCCTCCAGGGAGCGCACACCTTTGGGCGGGCGCAATGCCAATTCACACAGCAGAACTGCAGTGCCGGGCAGGACGGGGAAACACTGGTGAACCTCGACACAGTCACCCCAGACGTCTTCGACAACAAGTACTATGGCAACCTCTTGCACGGCCGCGCCCCTCTCCCTTCGGACCAGGTAATGTTGTCCGACCCTGTCGCCGCCGCGACCACCGCGCCGATCGTTCACAGGTTTTCTGGTAGCCAGAAGGACTTCTTCAAGAATTTCGCGGCCTCGATGGTCAAAATGGGGAACATAAGCCCGTTGACCGGAAGGGCCGGGGAGATTAGGAACAACTGTCGGAGGGTGAACAAAAAACCCTATTGA
- the LOC141043084 gene encoding uncharacterized protein, protein MGDRSEISAPPPAIEHDIPDELLELVFLRLLCPRSLVRAACACKRWRRIIADGAFLGRLRSLRAPPLVAGHYRVDEPRLSLDFLPGCDGGSWHIADSRGGLLVLNKCASRRFRDLVVCDPTTRRYRVVPPPASLRGRLYRGAFLLDGAAADEAAGQRISLSNFRIMIALGLNVVARACVFSSGTGRDGGCWTMAPVAADRRVKPMTELCLARHVGNSVYWTTLRTEIITLDKDTAQFSCSLFPDDMYFCYGLEFVGCGGGKVSIARLDHRDLNVFVLMQGRHEWVLENSVPLPQLIGEVQGHGWLKLNMPKKVVSVGEGSVVLCTEKGVGLVSVDLATMESERLHDGNKYYAPAYMYQLPWPFMYRSE, encoded by the exons ATGGGAGATCGCAGCGAGAtctcggcgccgccgccggcgatcGAGCACGACATCCCCGACGAGCTGCTCGAGCTAGTGTTCCTGCGCCTCCTCTGTCCTCGCAGCCTCGTCCGCGCCGCGTGTGCGTGCAAGCGCTGGCGCCGCATCATCGCTGACGGCGCCTTCCTCGGCCGCCTGCGGTCTCTCCGCGCGCCCCCTCTCGTCGCCGGACACTACCGCGTCGACGAGCCT CGCCTGTCGCTCGACTTCCTCCCGGGCTGCGACGGCGGCTCGTGGCACATCGCCGACAGTCGAGGCGGCCTCCTCGTCCTGAACAAGTGCGCGTCGCGTCGCTTCCGCGACCTCGTCGTCTGCGACCCCACGACGCGGCGCTACAGGGTGGTCCCTCCCCCGGCgagccttcgcggccgcctctacCGCGGCGCCTTCCTGCTCGACGGCGCCGCCGCTGACGAGGCGGCTGGCCAGCGCATCAGCCTGTCAAATTTCAGGATAATGATCGCGCTCGGACTGAACGTCGTTGCCAGGGCCTGCGTGTTCTCCTCCGGCACAGGCCGCGACGGCGGCTGCTGGACCATGGCGCCGGTCGCGGCAGACCGCCGCGTGAAGCCCATGACAGAGTTATGCTTGGCGAGGCATGTCGGGAATTCTGTCTACTGGACGACCTTGCGCACGGAAATCATCACCCTCGACAAGGACACGGCGCAGTTCTCCTGCTCCTTGTTCCCGGACGACATGTATTTCTGCTATGGGCTTGAGTTCGTAGGCTGTGGTGGCGGCAAGGTGAGCATTGCCCGCCTGGACCATAGAGATCTCAACGTTTTCGTCCTCATGCAAGGCAGACATGAATGGGTGCTGGAGAACAGTGTCCCACTGCCGCAGTTGATCGGCGAGGTTCAAGGTCACGGTTGGTTGAAGCTCAACATGCCGAAGAAGGTTGTCTCGGTGGGGGAGGGCTCCGTCGTGTTGTGCACGGAGAAAGGCGTGGGGCTCGTCTCCGTCGACCTCGCCACCATGGAGTCGGAGCGCCTTCACGATGGGAACAAGTACTACGCGCCAGCGTACATGTACCAGCTTCCATGGCCTTTCATGTACCGGAgtgaatag